In one window of Sinorhizobium chiapasense DNA:
- a CDS encoding GTP-binding protein produces METRTTRDDRLPVTVLAGFLGAGKTTLLNHILRNREGYRVAVIVNDMSEISIDADLVRDGGADLSRTDETLVELTNGCICCTLRADLLAEVRRLATEGRFDYMLIEGTGIAEPLPIAATFSFRDETGAALCDVARLDTMVSVVDAVNLLTDYSSTDFLADRGEARDEDDTRTLIDLLVEQIEFADVVVINKISDVSVETRTTVRRIIAALNPDARVIETDFGRLPLAAVLDTDLFSEEKSARHPLWHKELHGWGDHVPETEEYGITSFVYRARRPFDPAKFRDFLAKEWTGLIRAKGHFWLATRPDWIGQLSIAGTQCRTEAKGVWWASVPKAHWPRFPQFRELLDRHWSAVWGDRRQELVFIGAGLAEAAIRAALDDCLIGAETGFDPQLARGLRDPFPPWQHAPAA; encoded by the coding sequence ATGGAGACTCGGACAACACGCGACGATCGACTGCCGGTGACGGTGCTGGCGGGTTTCCTCGGAGCAGGCAAGACGACGCTCCTGAACCATATTCTGCGCAACCGCGAGGGCTATCGCGTCGCCGTGATCGTCAATGACATGAGCGAGATCAGCATTGATGCGGACCTCGTTCGCGACGGAGGGGCCGACCTTTCGCGCACCGACGAGACGCTGGTCGAACTGACCAACGGATGCATATGCTGCACGCTTCGCGCGGACCTGCTTGCCGAGGTTCGCCGCCTGGCCACGGAAGGACGCTTCGACTACATGCTGATCGAGGGCACGGGTATTGCCGAGCCTTTGCCGATCGCCGCGACGTTCTCCTTCAGGGATGAAACAGGCGCAGCACTTTGTGACGTCGCCCGGCTCGATACGATGGTCTCGGTGGTCGATGCGGTGAACCTGCTCACCGACTACTCGAGCACGGATTTTCTCGCCGACCGCGGCGAGGCCCGCGACGAGGACGACACGCGCACCCTGATCGACCTTCTCGTCGAGCAGATCGAATTCGCCGATGTCGTGGTAATCAACAAGATCTCGGACGTGAGCGTCGAAACGCGAACGACGGTGCGCCGGATCATCGCGGCACTTAATCCGGATGCACGTGTCATCGAAACCGATTTCGGCCGCCTGCCGCTTGCCGCGGTCCTCGATACCGACCTTTTCAGCGAGGAGAAGTCGGCGCGACACCCGCTGTGGCACAAGGAACTCCATGGCTGGGGCGACCATGTCCCCGAGACCGAAGAATACGGGATCACGAGTTTCGTCTACCGGGCACGGCGTCCCTTCGATCCCGCGAAATTCCGGGATTTCCTCGCGAAAGAATGGACGGGCCTCATTCGCGCCAAGGGGCATTTCTGGCTGGCGACGCGCCCCGACTGGATCGGCCAGCTATCGATCGCGGGGACGCAATGCCGCACCGAGGCAAAGGGCGTTTGGTGGGCGTCGGTGCCGAAAGCGCACTGGCCCCGTTTTCCGCAATTCCGCGAATTGCTCGATCGGCATTGGAGCGCCGTCTGGGGCGATCGCCGGCAGGAACTCGTCTTCATCGGGGCGGGCCTTGCCGAGGCTGCGATCCGCGCCGCGCTCGACGACTGTCTGATCGGCGCGGAAACCGGCTTCGATCCGCAGCTTGCGCGCGGTCTGCGTGATCCGTTTCCACCATGGCAGCACGCGCCTGCCGCATGA
- a CDS encoding HlyD family type I secretion periplasmic adaptor subunit, translating into MSARNPHSPNVVSDGDLMGRRPLPPVIAEFQSDAVELEERAPPKIARLTLYGVAALIAAAVLWASISLIDEVVVAPGKLVTTRPTIILQPLETSIVRSIDVTTGEVVREGQALVMLDATFSQSDFDQQRVKLAAFDAQIKRIEAELDYADYSLIAGNSPEERLQLRLFGQRRAFYVAQLQNFEQQIAGQRAAIEAGKNQEIILLDRRESLTRIENARETLYKKEKGSLINFLSSRDARLDVDANLSQLRGKSAEGEHALARLRADRQAFIEDFRRTSTEQLVELRGQRDTASTELNKMELRREMVALTAPADAVVLDLAQRSVGSVVREAEPIVTLVPLNVPLEAEVEINSRDIGRVTVNEEVRIKFDAYPFQKYGTASGSIRTISRDAFTPNQQEAATGQAAAPFFKARVSLGDSELRAPPGTVRLLPGMTVSAEVKVGRRTVISYFLYPLLRGLDDAIREP; encoded by the coding sequence ATGAGCGCGCGCAACCCGCACTCCCCAAATGTCGTCTCCGACGGCGACCTCATGGGAAGACGCCCGCTGCCACCCGTCATTGCGGAGTTTCAGTCCGACGCGGTGGAACTGGAGGAACGCGCGCCGCCGAAGATCGCTCGGCTGACGCTCTACGGCGTTGCGGCCCTTATTGCCGCCGCGGTACTGTGGGCCTCGATCTCATTGATCGACGAAGTCGTCGTTGCTCCCGGCAAGCTGGTGACGACCCGGCCGACCATCATCCTGCAACCGCTGGAGACCTCCATCGTTCGTTCGATCGATGTGACGACCGGAGAGGTGGTTCGCGAGGGCCAAGCGCTCGTGATGCTTGATGCGACATTCAGCCAGTCGGACTTCGACCAGCAGCGGGTAAAACTCGCGGCATTCGATGCGCAGATAAAGCGCATCGAAGCGGAACTCGACTACGCCGATTATTCCTTGATCGCGGGCAATTCACCCGAGGAACGGCTGCAACTGCGGCTCTTTGGTCAGCGGCGCGCATTTTATGTCGCTCAACTTCAGAATTTCGAGCAGCAGATCGCCGGACAGCGCGCCGCAATCGAGGCCGGCAAGAACCAGGAGATTATCCTGCTCGACCGGCGCGAGAGCCTCACGCGGATCGAGAACGCACGCGAGACGCTCTACAAAAAGGAGAAAGGTTCGCTCATCAATTTCCTCAGCTCGCGCGATGCGCGTCTCGACGTCGATGCCAATCTGTCGCAGCTGCGCGGCAAGTCAGCCGAAGGCGAACATGCCCTGGCAAGGCTCAGAGCCGATCGGCAGGCGTTCATCGAGGACTTCCGTCGCACATCGACGGAGCAGCTCGTAGAGTTGCGCGGCCAGCGCGATACGGCGAGCACGGAATTGAACAAGATGGAGTTGCGCCGGGAAATGGTGGCCTTGACGGCGCCCGCCGACGCGGTCGTTCTCGATCTTGCGCAACGCTCGGTCGGCTCCGTCGTGCGCGAGGCGGAACCGATCGTCACGCTCGTGCCGCTCAACGTGCCCCTGGAAGCCGAGGTCGAGATCAATTCCCGCGATATCGGTCGTGTGACGGTCAACGAGGAGGTCCGCATCAAATTCGATGCCTATCCATTCCAGAAATACGGCACCGCATCCGGTTCGATCCGCACCATCAGCCGCGACGCCTTCACCCCGAACCAGCAGGAGGCGGCAACGGGCCAGGCAGCCGCGCCCTTCTTCAAAGCGCGCGTTTCGCTTGGCGACAGCGAGCTCCGTGCACCGCCTGGGACCGTGCGCCTTCTGCCCGGCATGACGGTGTCTGCTGAGGTCAAGGTCGGGCGACGAACCGTTATTTCCTACTTCCTCTATCCGCTGCTGCGAGGGCTCGACGACGCGATCCGCGAGCCTTGA
- a CDS encoding inositol monophosphatase family protein encodes MSMHEEGLDRRFALAKSVAEEAGALALDYFNKRDTLVIETKRDLQDVVSIADRNVEVLIRERVAAELPDDGFLGEEFGYVEDASGYTWVVDPIDGTAPFINGMSTWCVSIAVLHGGLPVVGVIHVPCDGELYASAAGKGASLNGIKLNLDPSRTIQNGMTGIGCNTYVEPERVGQIIAALLGIGGNFIRNGSGALMLAYVAAGRLVGYYEPHMHAWDCMAGYCLVKEAGGDYLSFPTEREALFKGHPVLASNPTAYADLVAIHSH; translated from the coding sequence ATGAGCATGCATGAAGAGGGTCTCGATCGGCGTTTTGCCCTAGCGAAATCAGTTGCCGAGGAGGCGGGGGCGCTCGCGCTCGACTACTTCAACAAGCGCGACACCCTGGTGATCGAGACCAAGCGCGACCTACAGGATGTTGTCTCGATCGCCGACCGTAATGTCGAGGTGCTGATTCGGGAGCGCGTCGCCGCCGAACTTCCAGACGACGGGTTCCTGGGCGAGGAATTTGGCTACGTGGAGGACGCCTCGGGCTATACTTGGGTTGTGGACCCGATCGACGGTACCGCGCCGTTCATCAATGGCATGTCGACGTGGTGCGTGTCGATCGCCGTGCTGCATGGCGGCCTGCCGGTGGTCGGCGTGATCCATGTGCCCTGTGATGGAGAACTCTATGCCTCGGCCGCTGGCAAGGGTGCCAGCCTCAATGGGATAAAGTTGAACCTCGATCCGTCTCGCACGATCCAGAACGGTATGACCGGCATCGGCTGCAACACCTATGTCGAGCCGGAGCGGGTGGGTCAGATCATCGCCGCTCTGCTCGGCATTGGCGGCAACTTCATTCGCAATGGCTCCGGTGCGCTGATGCTGGCCTATGTCGCCGCCGGCCGTCTCGTCGGCTATTACGAGCCGCACATGCACGCTTGGGACTGCATGGCTGGTTACTGCCTCGTCAAGGAGGCCGGTGGCGACTATCTGTCCTTTCCGACAGAGCGCGAAGCCTTGTTTAAGGGCCACCCAGTGCTAGCGAGCAATCCAACGGCCTATGCTGACTTGGTGGCGATCCACAGTCACTGA
- a CDS encoding peptidase domain-containing ABC transporter yields MSTNPHTSLQCLVLVARHHGIDLSPERLLHDYALADQPVATRQLLRMAKDAGLRARHVHLTWRSLFQMGGAYPALAELENGNWVVIAGVATDSEEEAIRILDPLAARPEFIVLNESQFSKAWRGSAVLLKRNYRLGDDDQPFGFRWFLPEIIRQRGLFRDVALAAIALYGLGLTTPIFFQLVIDKVLVHQSYATLTVLTIGIAVALVFDAAFSFLRRYLLLYATNKIDIRIATRTFGHLLNLPIALFEQASAGVLVKHMQQTGRIREFLTGRLFLTLLDGLSLLVFVPILALYSVKLTFVVLGFAALVGLVVMMLVGPFQQRLQALYQAEGDRQAMLVETVHGMRTVKSLALEPRQRRVWDDHSARSISVRFRVEKISTFAQAITGLLEKLMSVAIVGLGALDVFSGSMTIGALVAFNMLAGRVSGPLVQIVTMIHEYQEVALSVRMLGEIMNQRPEQFGRGRGLRPDLKGLIEFDRVTFRYGPDGAPALDDVSFTVPAGSVFGIVGKSGSGKTTVTRLIQGLYQNQQGLVRIDGHDSREIDLVHLRKSIGVVLQDNFLFRGTVRENIAAARTDASIEEIAAAARIAGAEEFIERLPRGFETLLEENASNLSGGQKQRLAIARALITDPRLLILDEATSALDPDSEAIVRQNLSKIAEGRTVIIVSHRLSTLVDADAILVIERGKIADIGRHDQLVSRCMTYRHLWSQQTRQSA; encoded by the coding sequence ATGAGTACCAATCCGCATACCAGTCTTCAGTGTCTGGTCCTTGTCGCCCGTCACCATGGCATCGACCTTTCGCCCGAACGGCTGCTGCATGACTACGCATTAGCGGACCAGCCAGTCGCGACCCGGCAGCTCCTGCGCATGGCGAAGGATGCCGGCTTGCGTGCCCGGCACGTGCATCTCACCTGGCGGTCGCTCTTTCAGATGGGCGGCGCCTATCCCGCGCTTGCCGAACTCGAGAACGGCAATTGGGTCGTCATCGCCGGCGTTGCGACCGACAGCGAGGAAGAGGCGATCCGGATTCTCGATCCGCTGGCGGCGCGGCCCGAATTCATCGTCCTCAATGAAAGCCAGTTTTCCAAGGCGTGGCGCGGCTCCGCGGTCCTCCTGAAGCGCAACTACCGTCTCGGCGACGATGACCAGCCGTTCGGCTTTCGCTGGTTCTTGCCGGAGATCATACGCCAACGCGGGCTTTTCCGGGACGTCGCGCTGGCAGCCATCGCCCTTTACGGACTTGGCCTCACCACGCCGATCTTTTTCCAGCTCGTCATCGACAAGGTGCTGGTGCACCAGAGCTACGCAACGCTGACGGTTCTCACCATCGGCATCGCGGTTGCACTGGTCTTCGATGCCGCCTTCTCCTTTCTGCGGCGCTATCTCCTGCTCTACGCGACCAACAAGATCGATATCAGGATAGCGACGCGCACCTTCGGGCATCTCCTGAACCTGCCGATCGCGCTCTTCGAACAGGCGTCCGCCGGTGTCCTCGTGAAGCACATGCAGCAGACCGGGCGCATTCGCGAATTTCTGACCGGCAGGCTCTTTCTCACCCTGCTCGACGGGCTTTCGCTCCTGGTGTTCGTGCCGATCCTCGCCCTCTACAGCGTCAAGCTCACCTTCGTGGTGCTTGGCTTTGCCGCGCTGGTGGGCCTCGTGGTCATGATGCTGGTGGGGCCATTCCAGCAACGGCTCCAGGCTCTCTACCAGGCTGAGGGCGACCGACAGGCGATGCTCGTGGAGACGGTCCACGGCATGCGCACGGTCAAGTCGCTGGCGCTCGAGCCGCGTCAGCGCCGGGTGTGGGACGACCATTCGGCCCGGTCGATCTCCGTGCGCTTCCGGGTCGAGAAGATTTCGACATTCGCGCAGGCCATAACGGGGCTCCTGGAAAAACTGATGAGCGTCGCGATCGTCGGACTGGGCGCATTGGACGTTTTCAGCGGGTCCATGACAATCGGCGCGCTCGTCGCATTCAACATGCTGGCCGGCCGGGTTTCCGGGCCGCTCGTCCAGATCGTCACCATGATCCATGAATATCAGGAGGTAGCGCTTTCCGTGCGCATGCTCGGCGAGATCATGAACCAGCGCCCGGAACAATTCGGGCGCGGACGCGGGCTCAGGCCCGACCTGAAGGGACTGATCGAGTTCGACAGGGTGACTTTCCGATACGGGCCCGACGGCGCCCCTGCACTCGACGATGTCTCCTTCACGGTTCCCGCAGGCTCCGTCTTCGGCATCGTCGGCAAGAGCGGCTCGGGAAAGACGACCGTCACCCGGCTCATCCAGGGCCTCTATCAGAACCAGCAGGGGCTCGTGCGCATAGACGGCCACGACAGCCGGGAGATCGATCTCGTTCACCTGAGAAAGAGCATCGGCGTCGTGTTGCAGGACAATTTCCTGTTCCGGGGAACGGTTCGCGAAAACATCGCAGCGGCAAGGACGGATGCGAGCATCGAGGAGATCGCCGCCGCCGCACGCATTGCCGGCGCCGAGGAGTTCATCGAGCGACTGCCGCGCGGCTTCGAAACCCTGCTCGAGGAAAATGCCTCCAATCTCTCCGGTGGCCAGAAGCAGCGCCTTGCCATCGCCCGCGCGTTGATCACCGATCCCAGATTGCTCATTCTCGACGAGGCGACGAGTGCTCTCGACCCCGACAGCGAGGCGATCGTCAGGCAGAACCTCTCCAAGATCGCCGAGGGGCGCACGGTCATCATCGTCTCGCATCGTCTGTCCACCCTCGTCGATGCCGATGCGATCCTCGTCATCGAGCGCGGCAAGATCGCCGACATCGGCCGTCACGACCAGCTCGTTTCACGCTGCATGACCTATCGCCACCTCTGGTCGCAGCAGACAAGGCAGTCCGCATGA
- a CDS encoding DUF4082 domain-containing protein, translating into MHPQGALNAPQDTGHIQPHQDREGDESPQETGDANEFSQDGGGLGDFPRDDHDPSECRHDGDRLRKDRRDTGLGDVPQDTGGLGKLLGDSIATGVAVEKSVSGTDGGISQPSPTLYPSWTVGAVSNVTTGGWLVGGGSSLSPNTLSNATTTAPTTTALAATPNKIVLENMKQGNPISEWGIVGDGDGNIQGFATQISTNLGQTVDFKIATDSTDYRIEIYRLGYYSGDGARKVATIDVNLAQAQVQPHPIVDMSRGLIDCGNWSVSASWTIPDDMVSGVYIAKLVREDGTAGSSHIPFIVRDDSSTSDIVFQTSDTTWQAYNAWGGASLYYGQVPVDPNDIIGYMPPNCNCGLTAIGRASAVSYNRPFITNTSPAGGTHDFIFGAEHSAIRWLEQNGYDVSYISGVDASRNGSLILNHEAFLSVGHDEYWSAEQRGNVEAARDSGVDLAFWSGNECYWKVRWETSIDGNGTPYRTMVCYKETWGTSTDPSDTGTGTWRDPRFADPGQEPENSLTGTMFTVDSYRQDTITIPYDYSNLRFWRNTDVANLQPGQTYSLVQNLLGYEWDSDVENGFRPNGLINLSLSTVSVDTYLRDYGTSIGSADVTHSLTMYRADSGALVFGAGTVFWSWGLDSNHEGAATPTDPNVQQAMVNMFADMGIQPQTLDASLILATQSTDLLKPTSMITSPNVGATFVEGQRVTVTGTAQDFGGGIIAGVEISTDGGLHWFKATGRENWTYNWVVQASGTYTIMSRAVDDSLNLETPSTGKQVTVSLPSTTSLWTMAAKPAVETAVDRDGVELGVRFQTTTNGLVEGIRFYKGFYNVGQHVVSLWTADGARLATGVSTGEPISGWQTVTFSNPIQITAGTTYVASYHAGGYYSVSDGYFNTAYSNGPLRVAPGGGVYAYSSTAGTFPGNNVNGANYWVDVVFNAGPNIVPVAVDDSGFTVFRDGTMTIPIAALVANDTDGNNDALTITAVGNAENGTVTLDTQTGHVIFKPTAGFVGPASFSYTIADGRGGTDQGTVSLTVEETPVGVSLFQPNEGPTSGSFNDNSGLELGMKFVASSSGTITGIRFYKASGDIGSHTGSLWTASGTLLGTVTFTNESLSGWQTAKFSSPIQIAAGTTYVASYHTTGTYVASANYFTTAHTNGPLTAPSSTTSGGNGVYAYSAGTVFPTSSYQASNYWVDVVFDYATGNIAPVAANDNGIIVYHETPLWIAASTVLANDTDANGDVLSITGVSGATNGTVTFDGQANALIFTPAAGYSGPASFSYSVSDGRGGTSSATVNLTVKPPSTATTLFASSDTPSIAAVNDPSSIELGVKFTASSRGTIVGLRYYKSAQDTGTHVGSLWSSTGTLLASATFTNESPSGWQTVTFTQPVNISAGTTYVASYHSNGFYAASPNYFTSSHSNGALTAPSSASSSGNGVYAYGTGSLFPTSSFNATNYWVDVLYDQPTQNTAPVANNDSGFVASNNSPYAIPASALLANDNDPDGDPISIAGVGNAVNGSVTFDSQSNAITFTPTNGYSGPASFSYTIADGLGQTASAQVSLDVIQQGSDQNVFAANSTPAVASVNDPNAVNLGMKFQADVAGWITGFRFYKGADNTGPHTGYLWTSTGTLLGSATFTNETASGWQSVDLAQQVAIQPNTTYVVSYSTNGFYSATSNFFGSEVTNNNLHALSSALSGGNGVYRYGASGLFPTSSFNSTNYYVDVAFRPQLAA; encoded by the coding sequence ATGCACCCGCAGGGTGCACTCAATGCACCACAGGACACCGGGCACATCCAGCCTCACCAAGACCGCGAGGGAGATGAAAGCCCGCAAGAGACCGGCGATGCGAACGAATTCTCGCAAGATGGCGGTGGACTGGGCGATTTTCCAAGGGACGACCATGATCCGAGCGAGTGTCGCCACGACGGCGACAGGCTCCGCAAAGATCGGCGCGACACCGGCCTCGGCGATGTCCCGCAAGACACAGGCGGCCTCGGTAAATTGCTTGGTGATAGTATCGCGACGGGCGTCGCAGTGGAGAAGTCGGTTTCCGGGACCGACGGTGGCATCTCGCAACCCTCGCCGACCCTCTACCCATCATGGACGGTGGGAGCGGTATCCAATGTGACAACGGGAGGATGGCTGGTGGGTGGCGGATCCAGCCTCTCGCCAAACACGTTGTCCAATGCGACCACGACCGCCCCTACGACGACGGCTCTCGCCGCGACGCCGAACAAGATCGTTCTCGAAAACATGAAGCAGGGAAACCCCATCAGCGAATGGGGCATCGTCGGCGACGGTGACGGCAATATTCAAGGTTTCGCGACGCAGATCAGCACCAATCTCGGGCAGACGGTCGATTTCAAGATCGCCACCGACTCGACCGATTATCGGATCGAAATCTATCGGTTGGGCTACTATAGCGGGGACGGCGCCCGCAAGGTGGCGACGATCGACGTGAACCTGGCACAGGCGCAAGTGCAGCCGCATCCGATCGTGGACATGTCGCGCGGGCTGATCGACTGCGGCAACTGGTCGGTTTCGGCAAGCTGGACGATCCCCGACGACATGGTGTCGGGCGTCTACATCGCAAAGCTCGTCCGCGAGGATGGAACCGCGGGCTCAAGCCATATCCCGTTCATCGTACGCGACGACAGCTCCACCAGCGACATAGTCTTCCAGACGTCCGATACGACCTGGCAGGCCTATAACGCCTGGGGCGGCGCGAGCTTGTATTATGGACAGGTGCCGGTCGACCCCAACGATATCATCGGCTACATGCCCCCCAACTGCAATTGCGGCCTGACTGCGATCGGTCGAGCTTCTGCCGTGAGTTATAATCGGCCCTTCATCACCAATACGAGCCCCGCCGGCGGCACCCACGACTTTATCTTCGGGGCTGAGCATTCGGCGATCCGCTGGCTTGAGCAGAACGGCTACGATGTCTCCTACATCTCCGGCGTCGATGCGTCGCGAAACGGCAGCCTAATACTCAATCATGAGGCCTTCCTTTCGGTCGGTCATGACGAATACTGGTCGGCCGAACAGCGGGGTAACGTCGAGGCCGCGCGGGACTCGGGCGTCGATCTCGCCTTCTGGAGCGGTAACGAATGCTACTGGAAGGTTCGATGGGAAACGAGCATCGACGGCAACGGCACGCCCTACCGAACGATGGTCTGTTACAAGGAGACCTGGGGCACCAGCACCGACCCAAGCGATACTGGCACGGGCACATGGCGCGATCCGCGTTTTGCGGATCCGGGACAGGAGCCGGAAAACTCGCTGACCGGCACCATGTTCACGGTCGACAGTTACCGTCAGGACACGATCACCATTCCCTATGACTATTCCAACCTGCGCTTTTGGCGCAACACGGATGTCGCGAACCTTCAGCCGGGGCAGACTTACTCCCTAGTCCAGAACCTGCTCGGATATGAGTGGGACTCCGACGTCGAAAACGGTTTCAGACCCAACGGATTGATCAACCTATCGCTGTCGACCGTGTCGGTGGACACCTACCTGCGCGACTACGGCACGTCCATCGGTTCTGCCGACGTCACGCACAGCCTGACCATGTACCGGGCGGATAGTGGCGCGCTCGTCTTCGGAGCTGGAACGGTTTTCTGGTCCTGGGGTCTCGATTCCAATCACGAAGGGGCAGCGACACCCACCGACCCGAATGTCCAGCAGGCGATGGTGAACATGTTCGCCGACATGGGCATTCAGCCCCAGACACTCGATGCCAGCCTGATCCTGGCGACGCAATCGACCGATCTGCTCAAGCCGACCTCGATGATCACCTCTCCAAATGTGGGGGCGACTTTCGTGGAAGGGCAGCGGGTCACGGTCACAGGCACGGCGCAGGATTTCGGCGGCGGCATCATAGCCGGCGTCGAGATCTCCACAGACGGCGGGTTGCATTGGTTCAAGGCGACTGGCAGGGAGAATTGGACATACAACTGGGTCGTACAGGCAAGCGGTACCTACACGATCATGTCGCGCGCTGTCGACGATAGCCTCAATCTCGAGACCCCGTCGACCGGCAAACAGGTCACCGTATCGCTGCCCTCGACGACGAGCCTATGGACGATGGCCGCGAAGCCCGCTGTCGAGACGGCGGTCGATCGGGATGGAGTGGAACTTGGTGTACGCTTCCAGACTACGACCAACGGCCTTGTAGAGGGGATTCGCTTCTACAAAGGGTTCTACAATGTCGGCCAACATGTTGTGAGTCTTTGGACCGCCGATGGCGCGCGTCTTGCCACCGGCGTGTCAACAGGAGAACCGATTTCGGGATGGCAGACTGTGACCTTCTCGAACCCTATCCAGATTACCGCAGGGACGACCTATGTCGCTTCCTATCACGCCGGTGGCTACTATTCGGTGAGCGATGGGTATTTCAATACCGCCTATTCTAACGGTCCCCTGAGGGTCGCTCCGGGCGGAGGCGTCTATGCCTACAGCTCGACTGCCGGGACCTTCCCAGGAAACAACGTCAACGGCGCCAACTATTGGGTGGACGTCGTCTTCAATGCAGGCCCGAATATTGTTCCGGTGGCCGTCGACGACAGTGGCTTTACAGTTTTCCGCGATGGAACCATGACCATACCGATTGCTGCTCTGGTCGCGAACGACACCGATGGCAATAACGATGCATTGACGATCACGGCTGTCGGCAATGCCGAGAACGGCACCGTAACGTTGGACACTCAGACGGGCCATGTCATCTTCAAGCCGACAGCCGGTTTTGTCGGCCCAGCGAGTTTCAGCTATACGATCGCCGACGGTCGCGGCGGAACGGATCAAGGCACCGTCAGCTTGACGGTCGAGGAGACCCCCGTCGGAGTATCGCTCTTCCAGCCGAACGAGGGACCGACGAGCGGTAGCTTTAACGACAACAGCGGCCTCGAACTCGGTATGAAATTCGTTGCTTCCAGCAGCGGCACGATTACCGGTATCCGCTTCTACAAGGCGTCCGGCGATATCGGTTCTCATACCGGTTCTCTCTGGACGGCAAGCGGCACGCTGCTGGGAACGGTGACCTTCACCAATGAATCGTTGAGCGGCTGGCAGACAGCCAAGTTCTCCAGCCCGATCCAGATCGCGGCGGGCACGACCTACGTCGCCTCCTACCACACGACGGGTACCTATGTGGCAAGCGCGAACTATTTTACGACCGCGCATACCAACGGTCCACTGACGGCCCCTTCGTCGACGACGAGCGGCGGCAACGGCGTCTATGCCTATAGCGCAGGGACGGTCTTCCCAACGTCCAGCTATCAGGCGTCGAACTACTGGGTCGACGTCGTCTTCGATTATGCGACGGGCAACATCGCACCGGTCGCCGCCAACGATAACGGGATTATTGTCTATCACGAAACGCCGTTGTGGATCGCCGCATCGACCGTGCTTGCCAATGATACCGATGCCAATGGCGACGTCCTCTCTATTACGGGTGTGAGCGGGGCGACGAACGGAACCGTGACCTTTGACGGCCAGGCCAACGCGCTCATCTTCACGCCAGCGGCCGGCTATAGCGGGCCAGCCAGCTTCTCCTACAGCGTATCGGACGGCCGCGGCGGGACATCATCGGCCACCGTAAATCTGACGGTGAAACCTCCCTCCACCGCGACCACTCTCTTTGCTTCATCCGATACGCCGAGCATCGCTGCAGTCAACGACCCGAGCTCGATCGAACTCGGTGTCAAATTCACGGCTTCCTCTCGCGGCACCATCGTTGGCCTGCGCTACTACAAGAGTGCGCAGGATACGGGTACGCATGTCGGCTCGCTTTGGAGTAGCACGGGCACGCTGCTTGCCTCCGCAACCTTTACGAACGAATCCCCCAGCGGCTGGCAGACGGTGACCTTCACTCAGCCGGTCAACATATCGGCTGGCACGACATACGTCGCGAGCTATCATTCCAATGGCTTCTATGCGGCAAGCCCGAACTACTTTACCAGCAGCCATTCGAACGGCGCTCTGACTGCGCCGTCGAGCGCATCGAGCAGCGGGAACGGCGTCTATGCCTATGGAACGGGCAGCCTCTTTCCAACGTCAAGCTTCAACGCGACCAACTACTGGGTCGACGTCCTCTACGACCAACCGACGCAGAACACGGCACCGGTGGCCAACAACGATTCGGGCTTTGTCGCGAGCAATAACAGCCCATACGCGATCCCGGCATCGGCCTTGCTTGCCAATGACAATGATCCGGACGGCGATCCGATATCCATCGCGGGTGTCGGCAATGCGGTCAACGGATCCGTGACTTTCGACAGCCAGTCGAACGCTATCACTTTCACTCCCACAAACGGCTATTCCGGCCCGGCAAGCTTCTCCTACACCATTGCAGACGGCCTGGGCCAGACCGCTTCGGCCCAGGTGTCGCTTGACGTCATTCAGCAAGGCAGCGACCAGAACGTATTCGCTGCAAATAGTACGCCCGCGGTCGCTTCCGTGAACGATCCGAATGCGGTCAATCTCGGCATGAAGTTCCAGGCAGATGTGGCCGGCTGGATCACCGGGTTCCGCTTCTACAAAGGAGCGGACAACACAGGCCCGCATACCGGCTACCTGTGGACATCGACCGGCACGTTGCTCGGAAGCGCCACCTTCACGAATGAAACCGCGAGCGGCTGGCAATCGGTCGATCTCGCCCAGCAGGTCGCGATCCAGCCGAATACGACCTACGTCGTCTCCTACAGCACCAACGGGTTCTATTCGGCGACCAGCAACTTCTTCGGTTCCGAGGTTACCAACAATAACCTGCATGCGCTGTCGTCGGCGCTGAGCGGCGGCAATGGCGTGTACCGGTATGGCGCAAGCGGGCTGTTCCCGACCAGCAGCTTCAACAGCACCAACTACTACGTGGATGTGGCTTTCAGGCCGCAACTGGCGGCGTAG